CTGAAGAAAGGAAAAAGCTATTTGATTTAGAGGTTCTTGATGATTTGAATAATAAACTTAAAAGTCTTGGTTTTGATTATGTAACCTTTGATTTAGGAGGCTATAAATCTGGAAGTATGAATCAGAGTCCGGAGGTTGAAGATGAATAAAAAAGATTTAAGAGAATTACTAGAAAAAGTTAGATCAAATGAAGTTGATATTGAAACAGCCCTTAATTCTTTAAAAGATCTACCCTATAAAGATATAGGTCTTGCCAGGGTAGATAATCATAGAAGCTTAAGAAATGGTTTTCCTGAGGTGATTTACTGTGAGGGAAAATCTTTAGAAGAGATTAAAGCCATTATTACTGAAATGTTAAAGACTAATAATAATATCCTGGCCAGCAGAGCCAGTCAGGAAATTTTTGAGATGGTTAAAGAGATAGCCCCTGATGCTATTTATCATCCAAGGCCAAAAATGATTTTTATTAAACAACAGGAGCTAGAGGAAACTAATAGCAAAATTTTAGTTGTCAGTGGTGGCACATCTGATATGCCAGTTGCTGAAGAGGCAGCAGTCACAGCAGAAGCTCTTGGAAATAAAGTCGATAGGCTTTATGACGTTGGTGTAGCAGGGATTCACAGACTTTTAGGCAGTCTTGATAAATTGGATCAGGCATCTGTAATAATTGCTGTTGCCGGTATGGAAGGAGCTCTAGCCAGTGTTGTTGGTGGCCTGGTTGATAAACCAGTAATAGCCGTACCTACCAGTGTCGGTTATGGAGCTAACTTTGGCGGGGTTTCTGCTTTGTTAACAATGTTAAATAGCTGTGCCAGTGGTGTTGGCGTTGTTAATATTGATAACGGATTTGGGGCAGCCTATCTGGCCAGTACTATTAATTTGCAGATCGAGAATGCTTTAAAAGGGAGCGATTAATTTGGAAAAAATACTTTATTTTGATATAAATTCAGGGATTAGTGGCGATATGACAATTGGAGCTCTGCTGGATCTAGATATAGACCAGAATGAATTCAAAGAAGAGTTAAAGAAACTAAAGCTGGATGAATATAGACTGGAAATAACCAGGCAGAAGAAGAATGGTATAACTGGAACAGATTTTAAAGTTATTCTAAATAAGAGTACTGGTCATCATAATCATGGCCATAATCATGACCATAGTGCAAGTCTTTCTGATTGTAATAACCATAGCCATAAATCCAGCCACTCTCATCACCACAGTCATAATCGCAATTTCAATGATATCAAAAAGTTAATTAATAATAGTGACTTAAGTGATGCTGTTAAAGAATTAAGTATTACAATATTTGAAAAAGTAGCCAGAGCCGAGGCAAAGGTCCATGATAAAGATATTAGTCAGGTTCATTTTCATGAAGTTGGAGCTGTTGATTCTATTGTGGATATAGTTGGGACTGCAATACTTATTGAGATGTTAAATCCTGATCATATCTACTCTTCAAAGATACCACTGGGGACAGGCTTTGTAAATGCCGATCATGGCAACATTCCTGTGCCTGCACCGGCAACTATTGAAATTTTAAAAGATGTACCAGTCTATTCTAATGGCATTAAAAGTGAACTGGTTACTCCAACAGGAGCAGCTATTATCAAGACCCTTGCCGAGGAATTCATTTCTTTACCTGAATTAAATATTGGAAAAATCGGCTATGGTACAGGAAAAAAGGAACTCGAGATAACAAATGTATTAAGGGTCTATCAGGCTAAAAAAAAAGAGTAGATAATTTAGTCTTACTTGAGACAAATATTGATGATATGAATCCTGAAATCTACTCCTACCTTTTTGATGAGCTATTTGCAGAGGGTGCTCTTGATGTATTTTTAACTGATATTAAAATGAAGAAAAATCGACCTGGGGTCATGCTGTCTGTTCTCTGTCCTGAAAAGAAACAGTTAGATCTGGAAAAGATAATTTTTAAAGAAACTACGACATTAGGTATTAGAATTAAAGAGATTAAAAGAAGTTGCCTTAAAAGAAAGTTTCTTAATTTTAATTCCAGTTTTGGAACTGTTACTCTTAAAGCAGCTTTTTATAATGGTGAGTTAATAAAGTTTTCTCCTGAATATGAAGAATGTAAAGAAATAGCAAAGTCAAAGGGTATGCCATTGCAGCAGGTTTATCAGCAGATTATATCTGAAAAAATGTTAGACCAGTAAGATAGTTAAATTTTATTTATTGAAAGAGGTGAAGCATGAATATTAATCCAGAAGAGATTCTTATTCTCAAAGAATATGATGAGGTTAAAGCAGGCAGCAGAATTAATGATTACCTTGACAAACAGTATAATATAGATTCGGCTAAAATAAAAGATAAATTAATTGAAAAGAGCTTAATGGAGGTTAATCAAAAGAAAGCCAGTTATGCATTAACTGCAAGGGGTGAAGAGATTATTAATGATCATCCCCATTTGATTTATTACCATAGAAGAAAATTATTGCAGAAAAATATTGATCTTAATAAATTTCATAATACCTATCTTGAATCTAAAGAAAGCAGTTATAGAAAAGTTGCCCTTGATCTTCTTAAAGAAAATAGCAAAAAAGCTAGAAAGAAAAAAGCCTGGAATGATTATAGAAATATATTTTTAAGTATGGCCAATATTTATAGAGATATTGATAAAGATCAAAAAACCTTAAAGAATTTAATGAAAGTCTATCATATTGATCTTAGTGGTTTGAGTAATAACAATAACTTTAACCCAATTATGATTAGGATAGCTCCAGGAATTATTGATGAAATAAAAGAATTGATAGTGGAACTACAATATCAGGAAGATGAATTAAAGACTATTTATCAATCAGTTGTTGAGAGACTTGACCTTCCAAGACAGAATTATTCAGTTTCAAAGCAGTTTGAGTATTTAATTACTGCTCTTAAAGATGGGGCAGAGAGTGTCAATATTAAAATCCAGAAAGATAATATTAAATTAACAAAAAAGCAGGAAAAAGACAAAGGTATTATAAAGGGGATTTTAAGTAAAATTTTCTCTAAATAATTATAAAGGCTGGTGTTAATTTTGTCGTTGATGAGTCAATTAATCGAGTCAGATTCCAGCCAGCTATTAAAGTATAATGCTGGCGATATAATTTTTGATTATGGGGATTCTGCTGATGATATTTATATAGTTGTGCAGGGAGAAATTATTCTATCTAAAAAAGCTAGAGGTGCTGAAGAAGCCTTTGAAATCATAAAATCTGGAGGTTTATTTGGTGAACTAGCTCTAATCAATAATCAAACTAGAAAGATTAGAGCTACTGCAGCTCAGAATGGTGCTTCCATTTTCAGTTATTCAGCTAAAGATTTTTTTGACCTGATTGGAGCAGATACAGAAATAAATCAACAATTAATTAATACCCTGGTTTCAAGAATACAGCAATTAGAAGATCCAGTTAAGATTAATTTAGATTTAGACTCTATTAAGTCAAACCAGAATGAAGAGTCTAAAAAAGAGTCACCAGGCGAGTTTTTCCTGGATGGCCATGGGAATTACAACAGGGAGGCTCCAGAATCATATCAGCATTACCTTTACTCAAAAGATATAGACTGCCCTGCCTGTGGCAATAACTTTAAAGCTAAAATTATTCGAAGATCAAGATTGAGACTTGAAAAGATAAAAGATAATTTAAGAAAAGTCTATAAAAATTTCGAACCTATCTGGTATCGAATTCGGGTCTGTCCTCAATGTTATTATGCAGCCCCAGGAATTAAATTTAATGATATTTCTAAGGCCAATAAGCAAAAAATAAGAAAAGAATTTAAAATTTATGTAGAAAGAAAAATATCAAGTCAATTTCAAGCAGGCTTTAGTGAGCCAAGGAATTTAAATCAAGTCTTTAATAGTTATTATCTAAATATTGCCTGTTATAATTTTATTGGTGTTGAAAAGGAGCAGGTTGCAGCATCCTGGCTCAGATTAAGCTGGCTTTATAGTGATCAGGATGAAGTTGAGCTTGCAAATAAAGCATCAGAAAATGCTTACCAGGAGCTCAAGGATTTTTATTATAAAGAAAATAATCAAAACTTGAATTCCCAGGCTAAAGAAAAGCTATCTTTACTGCTGGCAGATCTATCAATTGAACATGGTCATCATGAAGAAGCAATGCCTATTTTAGATAAAATTGTTAGAAAATCAACAACTAAGCCATATTATAAAGAGTTAGCCAGAGATAAATTTATTAAAATAAGAGAAGAAAATAATCAGAAAGAACGGTGATATAATGAAAAGCAGTCAATTTTTCATATTATTAATTCTTATAATAATGATTTTGATGGCTGTAACTAATCCAGGTATGGATGATTATGTAAGCTGGGTTGCCGATCAGTCAAGTGAAGAAGCATCTAATCAATTTGAAGAATTACTCACCAGATTTGTTGGAGAACCAATGATTAGAAGGGCTTCCAGTCGAAATAATTATGTTATATTTAGTATTTATGAGACTAATATCCCGGATTTAAATGGTGAAGAAAGTTCAACAACTATTGGTATATTCGGTAATTTTTTTGTTTTAAATAGTCCTGACTAATCTTATTATCTGGAGGTTTTAAAAATGAAATCGATAGTAGATGTTCCTGGAATAAAGGTTGGCCATGCCCAGCTGGAAAAAGAGTTGACAGGTTGCACTGTTATTTTAACAGGCGAAAAAGGTGCAACTGCAGGAGTGGATATTAGAGGAGGGGCACCAGGCAGCCGGGAATCAGCCCTGCTGGCCCCGGAGAAAGCTGTTGATAAGGTACATGGAATCCTTTTAACTGGTGGCAGCGCTTTTGGACTTGATGCAGCAGCCGGGGTAATGAAATACTTAAAAGAAAATAATATTGGTTTTGAGACAGGTGTAATACCAGTCCCAATAGTTCCAGCTTCAGTTATCTTTGATTTTCTGATAGGAGAACCTGCCTGGCCAGATGCCAGCCTGGCATATTCAGCCTGTAAATCGGCTTCTTCAGCAGAAATGAAAAAAGGAAATATTGGAGCAGGAATTGGAGCTACAATTGGAAAGGTCAAAGGGCCCGCGTTTATGATGAAATCAGGTATCGGTACTGCCTACTATCAATTTCCAAATGGCATAAGTATTGGAGCTGTTGTTGTATTGAATGCTTTTGGAGATCTAAGGTGTCAGCATTCCGGTAATATAATTGCCGGGGCTTATGATAGAGAAGAAAATGAGTTTTTAAATACAATGAACATGCTGGAAAGTCATGAAGGTAATAAAGAATTTGGTATAGAAAATACAACCCTTGCAGTCATTGCAACTGATGCCAGTCTTAATAAAAATCAGGCGAAAAAAGTAGCCGAACTTGGCCAGAATGGACTGGCCAGAAGTCTCACCCCTGCCCATACAATGCTTGATGGAGATACAGTCTATGCAGTTTCTACTGGAGATAAAAAGATAGATATTTCACTGCTTGGTAATAAGGCTGCTGAAATTATATCTGAAGCAATTTTAGATTCAATCCATTCAGCTGAAAAGATCGCTGGTATTCCTTCACTGAAATATCTAAAAGAAAGAAAATAAACGCATACAGATTTCCCCATTACCCCAGTATTATCACAATTATCTTAATATTACTAATTTATATAAACTGTTGAAATATATACCTGGATTGTGATATGATAAACATGGTAATTAAAGTTTTCACAAAAAAATTTAAGTTTAAGGTAATGGCGTTTTAATTTTTCCTATCAAAGTGAAGAAATTCACTTATTTTAATCTATTTAAGGGGTGAGGTTTGTGGAGAAAAAAAGTTATGATAGTTTTCAAATAGGTGAGACTGCTTCTTTTTCTAAAACTATTACAGAGTCTGATGTATCAAATTATGCAGGGATTACCGGAGATTTTAATCCGGTACATATTGATCAGGAATATGCTAAAGATTCATTTTTTAAAGATAGGATCGTTCATGGAATGCTTTCGGCAGGTTTAATTTCTGCTGTTCTAGGAACCAAATTGCCTGGTCCAGGAGCTATTTATCTTTCTCAGGATTTAAAATTTAAAAAGCCAGTTAAAATTAATGATACTCTTACAGCCAGAGTAGAGGTTATTGATAAAAAACCAGGAAAAAATATTCTTGAATTAAATACAAGCTGTTTTAATCAAAATGATATTGAAGTATTGACTGGTAATGCAGAAGTAATGATAAATACTTAAAAATTAATGGAGGAATCAAATATGGATTTTAATTTAACAGATACGCAGAAAATGATTCAAAAAGTGGTTAAAGATTTTGCAGAAAAAGAGGTTAAGCCAATAGCGGCAGAAATTGATAAGACTGGAGAATTCCCGACTGATAATTTAAAGAAAATGATCAAGTCTGATATGTTAGGCATTCCTTTTCCTGAGAAATTAGGAGGTGCAGGTGGGGATACTTTAAGTTATATTATAGCCGTTGAAGAACTATCAAAGGCCTGTGCAGTTCATGGGATAATATTATCAGCACATACATCATTAGGCTGTCAGCCTATTTATCAATATGGTAATGATAAACAGAAAGAAAAGTACTTAAAACCGATGTTAAAGGGAGAAAAATTAGGAGCATTTGCATTAACAGAAGCTGATGCTGGCTCAGATGCATCTAATATTCAGACTGTAGCTGAAAAAAAAGGCGATAAATATATCTTAAATGGTAACAAAATATTTATTACCAATGCAGGGGTTGCTGATACTTTTATAATCTTTGCAATGACAGATAAATCAAAAGGGACTAGAGGGATATCTGCCTTTATAGTCGAAAAAGATTATCCAGGCTTTACTTTAGGAAAAAAAGAAGAAAAAATGGGTATCAATGCTTCAGATACCAGGGAACTAATTTTTCAGGACTGTGAAGTCCCTGCAGAAAATCTATTAGGAAAAGAAGGCCAGGGCTTTGTAATTGCAATGAAGACACTGGATGGCGGTAGAATTGGTGTTGCTGCCCAGGCATTAGGCATAGCTGAAAGGGCTCTAGAAGAATCAGTAAAATATCTTGGAGAGCGTGAACAGTTTGGCAGACCAATAGGTAAATTTCAGGGTCTTCAGTGGATAGTTGCTGAAATGGCAACAAAAATAGAGGCTGCTAAAAATCTTGTCTACAAAGCTGCTAAAACTAAAGATGAAGGCAAGAAATTCTCTAAAGAAGCTGCTATGGCTAAATATTTTGCTTCAGAGACAGCTACCGATGTTGCCAATAAGGCCATACAGTTACATGGTGGTTATGGCTATATGAAAGAATATCCAATTGAAAGATTATTAAGAGATGCTAAAATTACTGAAATATATGAGGGAACAACTGAGGTTCAAAAAATGGTAATTGCAAATTCAGTTTTATAACAGGGAGGCATTAATTAAAATGAAGATAGTCGTTTGTATTAAACAGGTACCAGATACTGATGAGGTAAAAATAGATGAAGAAAAGGGTACCCTTATTAGAAAAGGTGTACCCAGCATTATAAATCCAGAAGATAGAAATGCTCTAGAGGAAGCTGTCAAAATAAAAGAGGAAAATGGAGCTGAGGTTATAGCTATTACCATGGGGCCACCACAGGCCAGAGAGGCTTTAAGGGAGGCCTATGCAATCGGGGCTGACCAGGTTATCCTATTATCAGATATAGTATTTGCCGGCTCTGATACCTGGGCAACAGCTTATACTTTATCCCAGGCTATCAAAGAGCTTGGAGATGTTGATTTAATATTATGTGGCCGTCAGGCAATTGATGGAGATACAGCCCAGGTAGGCCCGCAGATAGCTGAAAACTTAGATTTACCCCAGTTAACATATGTTAAATCACTGGAAATCAATAATACTAAAATATCTGTCAGTAGAGCTATAGAAGATGGCTCAATGGAATTAGAGACAGAGCTGCCGGCTTTAGTAACAATTTTAAATACAATAAATCAGCCAAGATATCCAAGTATTAAAAGGATTATTGAAATATATAATCAGGATAAAATAATAAATTGGACCAAAGATGATATTGAACTTGATGAAAATAAATTAGGACTTGATGCTTCTCCGACCCAGGTTGCCAATACCTTTGTGCCAACCCATGAAAAAAAGGGAGAAATATATGATTCAAAAACCCAGAGTGCTGTAAAATTATTAGTAAATAACCTGAAACAAGAGAAAGTAATATAGGAGGAATTTTGGATGCTTAAAATAATTGATAAAAATTGTGTTGGCTGTGAAGCCTGTATAGATAAATGTCCCTATGATGCCTTATATATGAGGGAAAATATTGCAATTGTTGATAAAGAAAAATGCACATTATGTGGTGTATGTGTTGATCACTGTAACTTTGAAGCAATCGAGTTAATTACTAATTCTCAAAAAGATAATTCATACTTAAATCAATATGAAGGTATATGGGTTTTAGCTGAACAGAGAGAGGGAGAGTTATTAAATGTATCGATTGAGTTAATAGGTGAAGCCAGGAAATTGGCTAAAAAGAAAGATGCCAATGTAACAGCTGTTTTAGTTGGAAATAATTTATCAGAGCAGGCTAAGACATTAATTAATAGAGGTGCTGATAAAGTATTCCTATTAGAAAATAAAGAACTTGAAAACTATAGAACTGAGCCATATACCCAGGTGATATCTGATTTAATTAAAGAAGAAAAACCTGAGATAGTCTTATTAGGGGCTACCAATAATGGTAGAGATCTTGGCCCGAGACTGGCAGCCAGGCTTGATACTGGATTAACAGCAGACTGTACAGAACTTGATATAGACTCTGAAGAAGAGATCCTCTTGCAGACCAGGCCAGCTTTTGGTGGCAATTTAATGGCTACAATTGTCTGTCCAGAACATCGGCCACAGATGGCTACTGTTAGGCCAGGAGTTATGATGGAGTTAGAAGAAGACAGCAATCGGACTGGAGAAATAATCAAAATTGAACCTGAGATTGAAGAAAAGAATATAATAACTAAGATTAAAGATATAATTAAAGAGCCTAAAGCTTCAATTAATTTAGAAAGTGCAAATATTATTGTTGCCGGCGGTAGAGGTGTTGGCTGTCCTGAAAACTTTAGTTTAATAGAAGAGCTTGCTCAAACTGTGGACGGCGAAGTCGGGGCATCACGGGCTGTAGTTGATGAAGGCTGGATACAAAAAGAACATCAGGTAGGCCAGACTGGCAAAACAGTAAAACCAACCTTATATATTGCCTGTGGTATCTCAGGGGCAATCCAGCATAAAGCTGGAATGCAGAACTCAGATTATATAATAGCGATTAATAAAGATCCAGAAGCCCCAATTTTTGATATATGTGATTATGGTATTGTTGGTGATTTAAAAGAAATCATCCCGGAATTAATAGATGAAATAGCTTAAATATAATATAAATTATACCCTGGATGAATATTTAATATCCAGGGTAAATTTAGTTTAATAGACTTTCTAATAGAATTAATGAGTAAATTATGTGGGCAAACTGAAAAAATTTTAATCTTTCATTTGTTTATAGTATAATAAAAACAATAAAATGTAATTATTCAGAAAATTTATAGAAAGTTAGAGGTGATAATAATGGCTCATATCTTTAATCCTGAAAATAAAGATAAACTTATATCAGATGAAAGAAGGAGGCTCTTTAAACCTGAAAGACTGCTTACTGCTGCTGGATTAAAAGAGGGGATGTCAGTTTTTGATGTTGGCTGTGGGAATGGTTTTTTTGCACTACCTGCTGCTAAAATTGTTGGAGATAATGGCAGAGTTTTTGGCTTTGATATTTATCAGGAAATGCTGGACTCATTAAATTCAAGGGCAGAGGAGTCTGATATTAATAATATTAAAACTTTAAAAGTTTCAGAAGAAGGGGCAAATCTTTCTGAAATAAATATGCTTAAAAATAAAGAAATTGATTTTATAATTATGGCTAATATACTCCATGAAGTTCCTGACATCAATAATTTTTTAAAAGATTATCTTAAATTTTTAAAAACTGGCGGGCGCCTGCTAGTTATAGAATGGAGAAAAAAAGAGACAGAAGAAGGCCCTGGTTTAGAGCATAGACTGAGCCCTAAAGAGGTAATTAATCTTATGAAAGAGCAGGGTTTAAAACCTATCTACAGCAGAGTTATTAATAACAATTATTACCTAAAGATATCAGAGAAATAATTAATAAAAAAATATTAACATTTTTTACAAAAATACTTGACAATGATTTTGACTTAGAATATAATGTAACAAGGATAAAAGTTTTTTATAAAAATATAAGTAAGTTTATCCTGGAAAGTAGGTGAAACATGGCTGAAATATATATTTCAGGAGACGGAGAAATCACTTTTGATAAAGAGGTAATGGATGCAATTGGTGTCAAACCAGGTGATGATGTTTTGATTCAAGAGACTGAAGAAGGTATAATTATTTCTAAGGCTAAGAAAAATTAATATCAGGGGGTTGGCTGAAATGATGATTGATTTAATCATTGATGGAGCAACCGTTCTGACAATGGAAAATGGCGTCGGTTATTATAACGACGCTTCTATTGGTATAAATAATGGTAAAATAACTTTCATTGCAGAACAAAATGATAGTATTACAGATAAATATAAAGCGAAAGAATATATTTCAGGTAAAGATAAATTAATTATGCCAGGATTTATTGATGCTCATATGCATACAGAAATATCTATATTTAGAGGGCTGGCTCAGGACTTAAATAACTGGATGGAATTAGGACTATGGCCCTTTAGCCAACACCTGGATCAGGAAGCCTCTGAGGCGGCTATTAGACTGAATATACTGGAAGCAATTAAGAATGGCACAACTACTATTGGAGATTTTGGCTCAGAAATAGATATTACTGCAAGTACCTGTCAGGAATTCGGTGTAAGAGGTGTTCTGGCTAAAACGATAAATGAGCTTGATAAAAAGAATCCAGCTGAACCTGGACAGTTATATAATTTTGATCACAAAAAAGGTGAAAAAGAATTAGATTCTGCATTGAAAATTATAGATAAATATAAAAATGATGATTTACTAGACTTTAATTTAGGGCCTCAGGCACTGGATATGGTTTCAATGGATTTATTAAAGGAGATCTATAAACAGGCAAGAAACCTTGATATTCAAATCCATATGCATGTAGCTCAGGGTGACAGAGAAGACTGGCAGATTGAAAAGAGATATGGAGATAGAACTATCCCAATTTTAAATAAAAACAAACTTTTAGGACCTGAATTAAGAGCAGTTCACTTAACTGAAGCGACACCAGAAGAAACGAAACTGCTGGCAGAATCAGGTGCAGCATTGACAATTTGCTCCGGGAGTATAGGAATAATTGATGGCCTTGTCCCACCTTTACAGGAATTTTTAGAAGTTTCTGATCGCATTTCTTTAGGGAGTGATCAGGCTCCAGGCAATAATTGCAATAATATGTTCAATGAAATAAAACTGACTTCGTTATTCAATAAAATTAAATCATCTGATCCCAGGGTTTTAAATGCCGGCCAGGTTTTACAGTTTGCAACAAGTAAAGCAGCAGAAGCTTTAAATATCTCAGATAAAGTTGGTTCAATAGCTCCTGGGAAAGAAGCGGACTTAATTTTTATTGATTTAAAATCACCTGCTCTAACACCAGTTATAAATTCGCCATTAAGAAACCTGGTTCCTAATTTAGTCTATTCAGCCTCAGGCCAGGAGGTAGAATCAGTCATGATTTCAGGTGAGTTTGTAGTTAAAGATCATAAATTTTTGCCTGCCAATGAAGAGCAGATTATCAATAAAGCAAATCAAGAGGCTAAAAGATTAATGGCAAAAGTTGATAGAGACTGGCTTAAAGAGAAATCACCACTTTATAAACTTCAGGAAAAAGGTTACTTATGAAAAAAATCCTAATATTGTTATTAGCTTTAGCATTAATTTTTGGATCTTTAGCATTATATTATGAGCTGCAGCGAGGAGAAGAGAAGCCAGTAATTGTTTATATAATAGATGCAAGTTTTAACCCAATGTTTGGACCGACCAATAGAATTCAAAGACCTGACGATTACAGATTAAGGCCAGGTCACGGACAGCTGGTTAGAGAAATAATTGAGAGCAGCGCTGGAACCAGCAATTTAATAATTCGGGAAAGAGAAATTCAGCCTATCAGCCAGGCAGAAAGACGTCAGCAATTTGAAGAATTTCTCCAGGAAATTTATTTTGAGCAGATAGTAAATCAGAATAAGCGAGTATTAATTAATATAAGTCTGGCATTTATGGATGGCAACCAGGTTGAAGAAGAACTTTTTCAAAACTTAAAAGATATGGGAATTACAACGATTGCAGCTGCAGGCAATAGTGGCGATGATTATTTGTATTATCCGGCATCCTATGAGGGGACTTTTTCAATAACCAGCGGCAGCAGACGAGGATTGGCTGATTATGCCACCTATAATAATAGAGTCGATTTAGCTGCTTCTGGTGATGTAGTCCGTTATCTTCCAGGAAGAATGAGTTCATTTCAGACAATAACCTATAGGCAAGCAGGAACCTCCTTTGCAGCCCCCAGGGTAACTGGTCTCTTAGCTGGTATATTATCAAGAAGTTCTAAAGATTATTCCGGCGAGGAATTAATTGAAATAGCTAAAGATAATGCCAGAATAATTAATGATTCTATTAGTTTAATTTCTCCAAACCGCTTATTATATAATACAGATAATAAGTTTTTTTGGAGACAATTATATTTAAGGGGAGTGCTAATATTATTTGCTATTTCAATATTCCCGAGCTGGTATTTAATTAAGTATAAGAGGTTATTAATTAGATACAGGAATATAAATAGTCCTGAAAAATACTTTGTATATTTTAATAAGCTGAATATAAAAGAAGCAAAGAAAGTAAAAGAAACAATAAAAGAAAGTTTTGAAGATAAATTTGATTTTAATCAGTTTTTAGATTTTCTGAGATACTGGTTATTAAAAAAGAAAGAAGACCCTGAAAAATTAGCAGATAAACTCCTTAAACATGCTCCTGATTATACTGATAATCTAACAAATGACTGTACTTTCTTTAAGTTTACAAATGAAATCGAAAGTACTGCCAGCAGAAATAAGATCGACCAATTTTCAAGATTCTGGCTTGAAATTTTAAAGCAGAAAGAAGAATGGAATCGAGTTAAAAGGTTTACTATTGACAATCTTGAAACTGCTAGAGATCCCTGGTTAATATATTATTTTTTAGTAACTTTAATAGATTTAAGAGAACAGTCTTATCTTTCAGCTGATGAAGTTGAAAATATCAATAATAAATTAGAGCGTATTAAAAAGAAAGATGACCCATTGATTAAAGAATCATTAATATTATGGTATAATAAAATAGAATAAAATAATAAAATCCCCGCCGACAAGCGGGGATAGTATATTTTTATAATTATTTTTTATTAGAAAGAGTAGCCAAATCCAAGCTTGAACCTATTTGTATCAGAAGTAATACCATTAACAGAAGCTCTAATATCAATATTTTGCTGGAGGTCATAGATAACCCCGGCCTGATACATTAGTGCTAAATCACTATCTGGTGCTACCAGTCCTAATTCTCCTGCTATTCTTAAATTATCAGCAGCTGGAATAGAGGTATTCAAACCTAGAAAGACTGAGTTGTCAACAACATAGCCACCTGTTACTGCAAATTCAGGGCTTAACTGGTATTTTAAGCCAAGACGGGAATAGGGATCTCCTATTTCACCAAATATCCCTGCAGTATTGGTAATGCCAAAGTCTCCACCAATGGAAAAGCCAGTGTCTCCTCCTGGAACAAGACTAACTGTGAAATAGCCCTGGCCTTCATTGACAGTCGGTTCGACTAAGGCTTGAGTTGAGGTTGTAAAAGTTAAAAGAAATGCAAGAACTAAGACTAAAGTTAAATATTTTTTCATTTTTATAGATACCTCCTTTTGGGTTTCGTTATATTATTCTATAAAAAAATCTTTTTTCCTTTATTTTTAATAAATTTTCTAGGAGGCTCTAATATGAGGTTAGCGATTATAATAATT
The Halonatronomonas betaini genome window above contains:
- a CDS encoding MaoC family dehydratase; translated protein: MEKKSYDSFQIGETASFSKTITESDVSNYAGITGDFNPVHIDQEYAKDSFFKDRIVHGMLSAGLISAVLGTKLPGPGAIYLSQDLKFKKPVKINDTLTARVEVIDKKPGKNILELNTSCFNQNDIEVLTGNAEVMINT
- the larB gene encoding nickel pincer cofactor biosynthesis protein LarB, with product MNKKDLRELLEKVRSNEVDIETALNSLKDLPYKDIGLARVDNHRSLRNGFPEVIYCEGKSLEEIKAIITEMLKTNNNILASRASQEIFEMVKEIAPDAIYHPRPKMIFIKQQELEETNSKILVVSGGTSDMPVAEEAAVTAEALGNKVDRLYDVGVAGIHRLLGSLDKLDQASVIIAVAGMEGALASVVGGLVDKPVIAVPTSVGYGANFGGVSALLTMLNSCASGVGVVNIDNGFGAAYLASTINLQIENALKGSD
- the larC gene encoding nickel pincer cofactor biosynthesis protein LarC — protein: MEKILYFDINSGISGDMTIGALLDLDIDQNEFKEELKKLKLDEYRLEITRQKKNGITGTDFKVILNKSTGHHNHGHNHDHSASLSDCNNHSHKSSHSHHHSHNRNFNDIKKLINNSDLSDAVKELSITIFEKVARAEAKVHDKDISQVHFHEVGAVDSIVDIVGTAILIEMLNPDHIYSSKIPLGTGFVNADHGNIPVPAPATIEILKDVPVYSNGIKSELVTPTGAAIIKTLAEEFISLPELNIGKIGYGTGKKELEITNVLRVYQAKKKE
- a CDS encoding DUF2225 domain-containing protein produces the protein MSQLIESDSSQLLKYNAGDIIFDYGDSADDIYIVVQGEIILSKKARGAEEAFEIIKSGGLFGELALINNQTRKIRATAAQNGASIFSYSAKDFFDLIGADTEINQQLINTLVSRIQQLEDPVKINLDLDSIKSNQNEESKKESPGEFFLDGHGNYNREAPESYQHYLYSKDIDCPACGNNFKAKIIRRSRLRLEKIKDNLRKVYKNFEPIWYRIRVCPQCYYAAPGIKFNDISKANKQKIRKEFKIYVERKISSQFQAGFSEPRNLNQVFNSYYLNIACYNFIGVEKEQVAASWLRLSWLYSDQDEVELANKASENAYQELKDFYYKENNQNLNSQAKEKLSLLLADLSIEHGHHEEAMPILDKIVRKSTTKPYYKELARDKFIKIREENNQKER
- a CDS encoding P1 family peptidase → MKSIVDVPGIKVGHAQLEKELTGCTVILTGEKGATAGVDIRGGAPGSRESALLAPEKAVDKVHGILLTGGSAFGLDAAAGVMKYLKENNIGFETGVIPVPIVPASVIFDFLIGEPAWPDASLAYSACKSASSAEMKKGNIGAGIGATIGKVKGPAFMMKSGIGTAYYQFPNGISIGAVVVLNAFGDLRCQHSGNIIAGAYDREENEFLNTMNMLESHEGNKEFGIENTTLAVIATDASLNKNQAKKVAELGQNGLARSLTPAHTMLDGDTVYAVSTGDKKIDISLLGNKAAEIISEAILDSIHSAEKIAGIPSLKYLKERK
- the larC gene encoding nickel insertion protein → MNPEIYSYLFDELFAEGALDVFLTDIKMKKNRPGVMLSVLCPEKKQLDLEKIIFKETTTLGIRIKEIKRSCLKRKFLNFNSSFGTVTLKAAFYNGELIKFSPEYEECKEIAKSKGMPLQQVYQQIISEKMLDQ
- a CDS encoding DUF4359 domain-containing protein, with product MKSSQFFILLILIIMILMAVTNPGMDDYVSWVADQSSEEASNQFEELLTRFVGEPMIRRASSRNNYVIFSIYETNIPDLNGEESSTTIGIFGNFFVLNSPD